A single Pseudoalteromonas phenolica DNA region contains:
- a CDS encoding ABC transporter substrate-binding protein, producing MLKRFSLISLLLFFLPSAIALESVVLQLKWTHQFQFAGYYMAVEKGFYERAGLDVTIIPADIEDPDTHFKVLSGQAHFGVTHSGILAERLQGKPLVAIAAMLQSSPYCWMVKADSDIYNPADFRGKRVSHLGVAELMLMLEQAGVSKDDISLYAGFEPIADFKAGKFDALQVYTSNEPFEMKQQGVAIRQICPKKYGLNLYADILFTSENVLQHRPELVEKFKQASLQGWRYAMLHLQESIDITHQKYATHKIKEQISYEAEKLRPYISPPGVTIGNMSDLHWRWIGQIYGLDMAQYDAVRERFIYELKQSEPLFPWSWMLIAACAVTLFSIPLYLHLIFTKKRRYKLNESAQENENEVE from the coding sequence ATGCTCAAACGGTTTAGCTTGATAAGCTTACTGTTATTTTTTCTCCCCTCAGCCATTGCTTTAGAGTCGGTGGTGCTGCAATTAAAGTGGACTCATCAATTTCAGTTTGCTGGTTACTATATGGCGGTGGAAAAAGGCTTTTATGAGCGTGCTGGATTAGATGTCACGATAATTCCGGCCGATATTGAAGATCCCGACACTCACTTTAAAGTGCTTTCAGGTCAGGCGCATTTTGGTGTGACTCACTCAGGCATTTTAGCGGAACGTCTTCAAGGTAAGCCACTGGTGGCAATCGCAGCGATGCTACAATCTTCTCCTTACTGTTGGATGGTCAAAGCCGACAGTGATATATATAACCCCGCCGATTTCAGAGGCAAGCGTGTTAGTCATTTGGGTGTGGCAGAGCTGATGCTGATGTTAGAGCAGGCAGGGGTCAGTAAAGATGATATTTCTTTATACGCAGGCTTTGAGCCAATCGCTGATTTTAAGGCAGGTAAGTTCGATGCCCTGCAAGTTTATACCTCTAATGAACCCTTTGAGATGAAGCAACAAGGTGTTGCTATTCGACAAATTTGTCCAAAAAAGTATGGGCTTAATTTGTATGCTGATATTTTGTTTACCAGCGAAAACGTCCTACAGCATCGCCCAGAGTTAGTTGAAAAATTTAAGCAGGCAAGCCTACAAGGCTGGCGTTATGCCATGCTGCATTTACAAGAGAGTATCGACATAACTCATCAAAAATATGCGACGCATAAAATTAAAGAACAAATTTCTTATGAAGCTGAGAAGCTCCGCCCTTATATCTCTCCTCCTGGTGTGACCATAGGTAATATGTCAGACCTTCACTGGCGATGGATTGGGCAGATTTATGGCTTAGATATGGCGCAATATGATGCTGTTAGAGAGCGCTTTATTTATGAGTTAAAACAGTCTGAGCCACTTTTTCCTTGGTCGTGGATGTTGATCGCGGCTTGTGCGGTCACCTTGTTCAGTATTCCTCTCTACTTACACCTTATATTCACTAAAAAGCGCCGTTACAAGCTGAATGAGTCAGCACAAGAAAATGAAAACGAGGTAGAATAG